Proteins co-encoded in one Cupriavidus metallidurans CH34 genomic window:
- a CDS encoding CaiB/BaiF CoA transferase family protein: MERIYVTVSTKADVGPLSGVRVLDLSAVVLGPMGTQVLADMGADVIKIESPEGDLMRANGVVEVPGMSSIFLALNRNKRSVVLDLKTEAGRAALRRLIPTVDVLVHNMRVSAIERLGFGYDAVRALNPEIVYCAATGFGQDGPDREKPAFDDIIQAACGFVGAASINADEPDYLPSLIADKTTGLAVANAVLGALFHRERHGRGQYVEVPMLETMAAFVLTEHMGGLTYPGSKAKAGYARLLEGGRKPVRTKDGWMSLLPYTDKHWKAFFHEVDRDDLGERYNIASRADRNAHIKALYSHLRELAPLRTTAQWMKLCEQLDIPATPIYSLEALPEHPHLKAVGLFQESKHPVVGTIREIRPTARFAGTPTSIRRPAPTLGRDTAEVLREAGFEESEIKALGGS, from the coding sequence ATGGAGCGAATCTACGTGACCGTTTCAACCAAAGCAGATGTCGGACCACTGTCCGGCGTGCGCGTGCTCGATCTGTCCGCCGTGGTGCTGGGCCCGATGGGCACCCAGGTGCTGGCCGACATGGGTGCGGACGTCATCAAGATCGAATCGCCCGAAGGCGACCTGATGCGCGCCAACGGCGTGGTCGAGGTGCCGGGCATGAGCTCGATCTTCCTGGCGCTGAACCGCAACAAGCGTTCGGTCGTGCTGGACCTGAAGACCGAGGCCGGCCGCGCCGCATTGCGCCGCCTGATTCCAACCGTCGACGTGTTGGTGCATAACATGCGCGTCTCGGCGATCGAGCGGCTGGGTTTCGGCTATGACGCCGTGCGTGCGCTGAATCCCGAGATCGTCTACTGCGCCGCCACCGGCTTCGGCCAGGATGGCCCGGATCGCGAGAAGCCCGCGTTCGACGACATCATCCAGGCCGCCTGCGGATTCGTCGGCGCCGCGTCGATCAACGCCGACGAGCCCGACTATCTGCCGAGCCTGATCGCCGACAAGACCACAGGTCTGGCTGTGGCCAACGCGGTGCTGGGCGCGCTGTTCCATCGCGAGCGGCATGGCCGCGGCCAGTACGTCGAGGTGCCGATGCTGGAAACGATGGCCGCGTTCGTGCTCACCGAGCATATGGGTGGCCTGACCTATCCGGGCTCCAAGGCCAAGGCTGGCTACGCACGCCTGCTCGAAGGCGGCCGCAAGCCCGTGCGCACCAAGGATGGGTGGATGAGCCTGCTGCCATACACGGACAAGCACTGGAAGGCCTTCTTCCACGAGGTGGACCGCGACGATCTGGGCGAACGCTACAACATCGCCAGCCGCGCCGACCGCAATGCGCACATCAAGGCGTTGTACAGCCACCTGCGGGAGCTGGCGCCGCTTCGCACAACGGCACAGTGGATGAAGCTCTGCGAGCAACTCGACATCCCCGCCACACCGATCTACTCGCTCGAAGCGCTGCCCGAGCATCCGCACCTGAAGGCCGTCGGTCTGTTCCAGGAATCGAAGCATCCCGTCGTCGGCACCATCCGGGAAATCCGGCCGACAGCGCGCTTCGCAGGCACGCCGACCTCGATCCGCCGTCCCGCCCCGACGCTGGGGCGTGACACGGCCGAGGTACTGCGTGAAGCCGGGTTCGAGGAAAGCGAAATCAAGGCGCTTGGCGGAAGCTAA
- a CDS encoding alkene reductase: protein MMTSTSNPLFQPYSLGPLSLPNRIVMPPMTRSRASQPGDVPNALMAEYYAQRASAGLIVSEGTWISPLGRGYAWTPGIHTPEQVAGWRKVTTAVHQAGGRIFAQLWHVGRLSHISLLDGHAPVSSSAIQAQGVNVFVAQSDGKPGFAQASQPRALSVEEIHAIVDDFRQAARNAMAAGFDGVELHAANGYLVNQFIDSGANDRTDEYGGSLENRLRFLGEVAQALIEGTGGKDRVGIRLAPLTTLNGCVDADPETTYTAAARLLGEIGVGYIHIAEADWEDAPHMPTAFKQQLRKVYPGTLIYAGKYTAARAQAALHEGWADLIAFGRPFVANPDLPERLRTGATLNAHDRDTLFGGDARGLTDYPPLVAKAA from the coding sequence ATGATGACCAGCACCAGCAATCCGCTGTTCCAGCCGTATTCGCTCGGCCCCCTCTCGCTGCCCAACCGCATCGTGATGCCACCGATGACGCGCTCGCGCGCCAGCCAGCCCGGTGACGTGCCCAATGCGCTGATGGCCGAGTACTACGCGCAACGCGCCAGCGCCGGCCTGATCGTCAGCGAAGGCACGTGGATCTCGCCGCTCGGCAGGGGGTATGCGTGGACCCCCGGCATTCACACGCCGGAGCAGGTCGCCGGCTGGCGCAAAGTCACCACTGCCGTCCATCAGGCCGGCGGGCGCATCTTCGCGCAGCTCTGGCACGTTGGCCGCCTGAGCCATATCAGCCTGCTGGATGGCCATGCGCCGGTATCGTCGTCAGCCATCCAGGCGCAGGGCGTGAACGTGTTCGTCGCGCAAAGCGATGGCAAGCCCGGCTTCGCCCAGGCGTCGCAGCCACGCGCGCTGTCGGTGGAGGAAATCCACGCCATCGTCGACGACTTTCGCCAGGCCGCGCGCAATGCCATGGCGGCGGGCTTCGACGGTGTGGAACTGCACGCGGCCAATGGCTATCTGGTCAACCAGTTCATCGACTCGGGCGCCAACGATCGCACCGACGAATACGGCGGTTCGCTGGAAAACCGGCTGCGCTTTCTGGGCGAGGTGGCACAGGCGCTGATCGAAGGCACGGGTGGCAAAGACCGCGTCGGCATCCGTCTGGCGCCGCTGACCACGCTGAATGGTTGCGTCGATGCCGATCCCGAGACTACCTATACCGCTGCGGCCAGGTTGCTCGGCGAGATCGGCGTGGGCTACATCCATATCGCGGAAGCAGACTGGGAAGATGCCCCGCATATGCCGACGGCCTTCAAGCAGCAACTGCGCAAGGTCTATCCGGGCACGCTGATCTACGCCGGCAAGTACACGGCGGCGCGCGCCCAGGCTGCATTGCACGAAGGATGGGCCGACCTGATCGCGTTTGGCCGCCCGTTCGTGGCCAACCCCGATCTGCCGGAGCGCCTGCGCACCGGCGCCACCCTCAACGCCCACGATCGCGACACGCTGTTCGGCGGCGACGCGCGTGGCCTGACCGACTATCCGCCACTTGTTGCCAAGGCGGCCTGA
- the dkgB gene encoding 2,5-didehydrogluconate reductase DkgB, producing the protein MSIPSFGVGTFRLTGQVVVDSVRNALDVGYRAIDTAQIYGNEADVGQAIAESGVERGELFVTTKIWTANYAADKLVPSLRESLDKLRTDYVDLTLIHWPAPGNGVALSEYMAALAEAKALGLTRQIGVSNFNIELTRQAIEAVGKGEIATNQIELSPYLQSRKLTAFLKEQGIAVTSYMTLAYGKVLKDPVLGQIAAKHHATVAQVALAWALQLGYAVIPSSTKRENLASNLLARDLKLDADDMALIASLERNGREVSPEGLAPVWD; encoded by the coding sequence ATGAGCATTCCTTCGTTTGGCGTTGGCACCTTCCGCCTGACTGGCCAGGTCGTTGTGGACTCGGTGCGCAATGCGCTGGACGTTGGCTACCGCGCCATCGACACCGCGCAGATCTATGGCAACGAGGCCGATGTGGGCCAGGCCATCGCGGAAAGCGGTGTGGAGCGCGGCGAACTGTTCGTGACCACCAAGATCTGGACGGCGAACTACGCCGCCGACAAGCTGGTGCCGAGCCTGCGTGAAAGCCTGGACAAGCTGCGCACCGACTACGTCGACCTGACGCTGATTCACTGGCCGGCGCCGGGCAACGGCGTGGCGCTGTCCGAGTACATGGCCGCGCTTGCCGAAGCCAAGGCGCTCGGGCTGACGCGCCAGATCGGCGTGTCCAACTTCAATATCGAACTGACCCGCCAGGCGATCGAGGCCGTTGGCAAGGGCGAGATCGCCACCAACCAGATTGAACTGAGCCCCTATCTGCAGAGCCGCAAGCTCACCGCGTTCCTGAAAGAACAGGGCATCGCCGTCACGTCGTACATGACGCTGGCCTACGGCAAGGTGCTGAAGGACCCGGTGCTGGGGCAGATTGCCGCGAAGCACCACGCCACCGTGGCGCAGGTGGCGCTGGCATGGGCGCTGCAACTCGGCTACGCGGTGATTCCGTCGTCGACCAAGCGCGAGAACCTGGCCAGCAACCTGCTGGCGCGCGACCTGAAGCTCGACGCCGACGACATGGCGCTGATCGCCTCGCTGGAACGCAACGGCCGTGAAGTCAGCCCTGAGGGCCTGGCTCCGGTTTGGGACTAA
- a CDS encoding LysR family transcriptional regulator, with product MKTTIDELLAFAAVVDSGSITAAAEQLGLTISATSRTLSRLEEKLKTTLLRRTTRRLELTEEGAAFLEHARAILAMVDEAEEQMAARQMRPVGRLRVDAATPFMLHVIVPLVAGFRASYPEVELELNSNEGFIDLIEKRTDVAFRIGQLKDSTLHARPIGISQIRVLASPEYLKRHGTPTKPAQLAQHALLGFTQPESLNDWPLRDDAGGVVHIKPTIASSSGETLRSLALAGQGIVCLSDFMTLEDRQSGRLVQLFAKQTLDVRQPINAVYYRNTALASRITCFLDHVVRTLGKHPFER from the coding sequence ATGAAAACCACCATCGACGAACTGCTGGCCTTTGCCGCAGTAGTGGACTCCGGCTCGATCACGGCGGCGGCCGAACAACTGGGGCTGACGATCTCGGCCACCAGCCGGACCTTGAGCCGTCTGGAGGAGAAGCTGAAGACCACGCTGCTGCGACGAACCACGCGGCGGCTGGAGCTGACCGAGGAAGGCGCCGCCTTCCTGGAGCACGCGCGCGCGATCCTGGCGATGGTCGACGAAGCGGAAGAGCAGATGGCTGCACGGCAGATGCGACCCGTCGGGCGCTTGCGGGTGGACGCGGCCACGCCGTTCATGCTGCACGTGATCGTGCCGCTGGTGGCGGGATTCCGCGCCAGCTACCCCGAGGTGGAACTGGAACTGAACTCGAACGAAGGCTTCATCGACCTGATCGAGAAACGAACCGACGTGGCGTTCCGCATCGGCCAGTTGAAGGACTCGACGCTGCATGCACGACCGATCGGTATCAGCCAGATCCGCGTGCTGGCCAGCCCGGAGTATCTGAAACGCCACGGCACGCCCACCAAGCCGGCGCAACTCGCGCAACATGCGCTGCTGGGCTTTACCCAGCCTGAATCACTGAACGACTGGCCGCTGCGCGACGACGCCGGTGGCGTCGTGCACATCAAGCCGACGATTGCATCGTCGAGCGGCGAAACGCTCAGGAGCCTGGCGCTGGCGGGCCAGGGAATCGTCTGCCTGTCGGACTTCATGACGCTCGAGGACCGGCAGAGCGGGCGACTGGTGCAACTGTTTGCGAAGCAAACCCTGGACGTGCGCCAACCGATCAACGCGGTCTACTACCGCAACACCGCGCTGGCGTCACGGATCACCTGCTTTCTCGACCACGTGGTCAGAACACTGGGCAAGCATCCGTTCGAACGGTAG
- a CDS encoding MFS transporter encodes MKSNTALLALAIGAFGIGTTEFTPMGLLPVIAEGVNVSIPTAGMLITAYAIGVMVGAPVMTLLFSRFGKRTALMALMAIFTIGNLLSALAPGYGTLLASRLVTSLNHGAFFGLGSVVAASVVPKEKQASAVATMFMGLTIANIGGVPAATWIGQQVGWRLAFAGTAALGLVAIAALWLALPKGERGTRPNVRRELTVLTHPTVLLAMATTVLGAGAMFTLYTYVAPMLAKLTGASDNFVALGLVLIGVGFTIGNHLGGKLADRSLDGATTTFLTALAVIMLVLPFALQSHVGAAVGLLVWGAAAFAVVPPLQMRVMEAAAEAPGLASSINVGAFNLGNAVGAALGGGVISLGLGYAVVPVAGGLLAASGVLLVWLGRASKRAGQPVKA; translated from the coding sequence ATGAAATCGAACACCGCACTGCTCGCCCTCGCCATCGGCGCATTCGGCATCGGCACCACCGAGTTCACGCCGATGGGCTTGCTCCCGGTCATTGCCGAGGGCGTCAACGTCAGCATTCCCACCGCGGGGATGCTGATCACCGCCTACGCCATTGGCGTGATGGTCGGCGCGCCCGTGATGACGCTGCTGTTCAGCCGATTCGGCAAGCGCACCGCGCTGATGGCGCTGATGGCGATCTTCACCATCGGCAACCTGCTGTCGGCATTGGCACCGGGATACGGCACGCTGCTCGCGTCCCGCCTGGTGACCAGCCTCAACCACGGCGCATTCTTCGGCCTGGGCTCGGTCGTGGCCGCAAGCGTGGTGCCGAAGGAGAAGCAGGCCAGCGCCGTGGCAACGATGTTCATGGGCCTGACCATCGCCAATATCGGCGGTGTGCCGGCCGCCACGTGGATCGGTCAGCAGGTTGGCTGGCGCCTGGCGTTCGCGGGCACGGCCGCGCTCGGACTGGTTGCGATCGCCGCGCTCTGGCTCGCGCTACCCAAGGGCGAGCGCGGTACGCGGCCGAACGTGCGACGCGAACTGACCGTGCTCACCCACCCGACCGTGCTGCTGGCCATGGCGACGACAGTGCTCGGCGCGGGCGCGATGTTCACGCTCTACACCTATGTGGCGCCGATGCTCGCCAAGCTGACTGGCGCATCCGACAACTTCGTTGCATTGGGTCTGGTACTGATCGGGGTGGGCTTCACGATCGGCAATCACCTTGGCGGCAAGCTTGCCGACCGCTCGCTGGACGGCGCGACGACGACCTTCCTGACCGCACTCGCCGTCATCATGCTGGTGCTGCCGTTCGCGCTGCAAAGCCATGTCGGCGCGGCAGTTGGTCTGCTGGTCTGGGGCGCGGCAGCCTTCGCCGTGGTGCCGCCGCTGCAGATGCGCGTGATGGAAGCCGCTGCGGAAGCGCCCGGACTCGCGTCGTCGATCAACGTCGGCGCCTTCAATCTCGGCAACGCGGTGGGCGCCGCGCTCGGCGGCGGTGTCATCAGCCTCGGACTCGGCTACGCCGTCGTGCCGGTAGCAGGTGGCCTGCTGGCGGCATCGGGCGTGCTACTTGTGTGGCTCGGCCGTGCCAGCAAGCGCGCCGGGCAGCCTGTGAAGGCATAA
- a CDS encoding acetate--CoA ligase family protein, with translation MTSVDHDTKRSTERIAREQLARALFTPDAVALVGASADEKKNTARPLRFMRKHGFQGRVFPVNAGRSEVMGLQAYPSVAALPAAIDHAFVMVPGAQVAEALEQSAARGARVVTVFSDGFAEVGEAGMAAQQALAARARELGVRLLGPNSIGVVDVHSGAVLSVNAVLEMDTLHRGPVSVISQSGSMLGALLSRGAARGLGFAKLVSVGNESDIGVGELVDLLVDDAATEVILLFLETIRDAAVLGPALRRARAAGKPVLVYKLGRSEQGEALAQSHTGALAGNDAAVDAFLRKHGAMRVELLETLFEAAPLALRYASHVPALTRAPRVAVVTTTGGGAATVVDRLGLADVEAVPPPASFVAHMAERGVKIRQTPIIDLTLAATSAQYRDLVEQMRLGDWCDAVLCVVGSSAQFHPQLAVKPIVEAAGVGSKPLLSFLAPEAPESLQLLQAAGVPAFRTPESCADALACLFRGAHVGEDASESCQPMQWPAGLPTLGDLSELEAATVFGALGVPIATAELVTEGALQHAVPYPVVAKICSRDILHKTEIGGVQVGVRDNAELAAAAERLMDNARRGAPAARIDGILVQRMEDRLLELMLGFRDDPLVGPMVMLSAGGITAELHRDVSLRPAPVTPAEAMQMIEEVRTTRLIRGFRGLPRGDVDALADAIVRFSRLAAVQGVTVAEAEINPLFVRANGVVGVDCVLRLAPATDTAGA, from the coding sequence ATGACTAGCGTCGATCACGACACGAAGCGATCCACCGAACGAATCGCGCGCGAACAACTGGCCCGGGCACTGTTCACCCCCGATGCCGTCGCGCTCGTAGGCGCTTCGGCCGACGAAAAGAAGAATACGGCCCGACCGCTGCGTTTCATGCGCAAGCATGGTTTCCAGGGGCGCGTGTTCCCGGTCAATGCCGGGCGTAGCGAGGTGATGGGCCTTCAGGCGTATCCCAGCGTCGCGGCACTGCCAGCGGCGATCGACCACGCGTTTGTGATGGTGCCGGGCGCGCAGGTGGCCGAGGCACTTGAACAATCCGCCGCGCGTGGCGCGCGCGTGGTGACGGTCTTCTCCGACGGCTTCGCCGAGGTGGGCGAGGCTGGCATGGCCGCCCAGCAGGCGCTGGCGGCGCGGGCACGTGAACTGGGCGTGCGGCTGCTGGGACCGAACAGTATCGGCGTGGTCGACGTGCACAGCGGCGCCGTGCTTTCCGTCAACGCCGTGCTGGAGATGGATACGCTCCATCGAGGTCCTGTCAGCGTGATCTCCCAAAGCGGCTCCATGCTGGGCGCGCTGTTGTCGCGCGGCGCGGCGCGTGGCCTCGGGTTTGCCAAGCTGGTTTCGGTCGGCAACGAAAGCGACATCGGCGTGGGTGAACTGGTGGACCTGCTCGTTGACGATGCCGCTACCGAAGTCATCCTGCTGTTCCTCGAAACGATTCGCGACGCGGCGGTGCTGGGCCCCGCGCTCCGCCGCGCGCGCGCTGCCGGCAAGCCGGTGCTGGTCTACAAGCTAGGTCGCTCCGAGCAGGGCGAGGCGCTTGCGCAATCGCATACGGGGGCACTGGCCGGCAACGATGCGGCGGTCGATGCCTTCCTGCGCAAGCATGGCGCGATGCGCGTGGAATTGCTTGAAACACTGTTCGAAGCCGCACCGCTGGCGTTGCGCTACGCAAGCCATGTGCCGGCGCTGACCCGTGCGCCGCGCGTGGCCGTGGTGACCACCACGGGCGGTGGCGCAGCGACCGTGGTGGACCGGCTGGGCCTGGCGGACGTGGAAGCGGTGCCGCCACCCGCATCGTTCGTCGCGCATATGGCTGAGCGCGGCGTGAAGATTCGCCAGACACCGATCATCGACCTGACGCTGGCGGCTACAAGTGCCCAGTACCGGGATCTGGTCGAGCAGATGCGGCTGGGTGACTGGTGTGACGCCGTGCTGTGCGTGGTGGGCTCGTCAGCGCAGTTTCATCCACAGCTTGCCGTCAAGCCGATCGTCGAGGCTGCAGGCGTCGGCAGCAAACCGCTGCTGTCGTTCCTGGCTCCGGAAGCACCGGAGTCCCTGCAATTGCTGCAGGCGGCGGGTGTGCCGGCATTCCGCACGCCGGAGAGCTGTGCCGATGCGCTGGCGTGCCTGTTCCGAGGCGCGCATGTTGGCGAAGACGCGTCCGAATCCTGTCAGCCCATGCAGTGGCCGGCCGGCTTGCCGACGCTGGGCGATCTCTCGGAGCTTGAGGCAGCGACGGTGTTCGGTGCGCTGGGGGTGCCGATCGCGACGGCAGAACTGGTGACAGAAGGGGCGCTGCAGCACGCCGTGCCGTACCCGGTAGTGGCCAAGATCTGCTCGCGCGACATCTTGCACAAGACCGAGATCGGTGGTGTGCAAGTTGGCGTGCGCGATAACGCGGAACTGGCTGCCGCCGCGGAACGCCTGATGGACAATGCGCGCCGTGGCGCGCCCGCCGCGCGCATCGACGGCATTCTGGTCCAGCGCATGGAAGATCGCCTGCTGGAGTTGATGCTGGGCTTCCGCGACGACCCGCTGGTGGGGCCGATGGTCATGCTCAGCGCCGGCGGTATCACCGCCGAACTTCACCGGGATGTCAGTCTGCGCCCAGCGCCGGTGACGCCGGCAGAGGCCATGCAGATGATCGAGGAGGTCCGCACGACGCGCCTGATTCGTGGCTTCCGTGGGCTGCCCCGGGGCGACGTCGATGCGCTGGCTGACGCGATCGTCCGATTCTCGCGTCTGGCCGCTGTCCAGGGCGTCACAGTTGCCGAGGCTGAAATCAACCCATTGTTCGTGCGCGCCAATGGCGTGGTCGGCGTCGACTGCGTGCTGCGGCTCGCGCCTGCCACGGACACGGCAGGCGCATAG
- a CDS encoding MmgE/PrpD family protein, with product MLIDDFAEYVGDQARATLADDVMHHARRAVIDWFAALMAGVPMAPGRQLVAAHQTETGVGRSTLVGHATTAFPGLAAWINGSASHAAEFDDIFRDAIYHPGCPTIAAALALAEHRDASGTDFLRAVIAGYEVSTRIGAAIQPAHYRYFHTTGTVGCIGAAAAGSVLTAPGNARAAADAMATATTFASGLQQAFRSDAMTKALHAGHAAQVGVQAAQGAAHGVTGVHDILEGDAGFGAAMCGSPDWHGVTNGLGTDFNITRITQKNHGCCGHTFASIDAAMRIMRDNALAPARIAAVNVRTYQVALDVTGNFDPKTPFEARFSLPYVVAHGILHGAVRLDAFEPARLADASIRTLMSKIRLTADPELTAAFPKQRAARVEIEVTDGSRHAHFAPYRLGDPEAPLDDATLGDKFMELSAPALGSVHAARLLDALWRLDDRPLRSLALDKLQMG from the coding sequence ATGCTGATCGACGATTTTGCCGAGTACGTCGGCGACCAGGCCCGCGCGACGTTGGCGGACGACGTCATGCACCACGCGCGACGCGCTGTAATCGACTGGTTTGCCGCCCTGATGGCCGGCGTGCCGATGGCACCCGGCCGCCAGCTTGTTGCGGCGCACCAGACCGAGACCGGTGTCGGGCGCAGCACGCTGGTCGGGCACGCCACCACGGCGTTTCCGGGGTTGGCGGCGTGGATCAACGGCAGCGCCTCGCATGCGGCAGAGTTCGACGACATCTTCCGCGATGCCATCTACCACCCGGGGTGTCCGACGATTGCCGCCGCGCTTGCGCTGGCGGAGCATCGGGACGCGAGCGGCACCGACTTCCTGCGTGCCGTGATTGCCGGCTACGAGGTCAGCACCCGCATCGGGGCGGCCATCCAGCCGGCGCACTATCGCTACTTCCACACGACCGGCACCGTGGGCTGCATCGGCGCCGCGGCCGCTGGCAGCGTCCTGACGGCGCCCGGCAATGCACGTGCCGCCGCCGATGCCATGGCGACGGCCACGACATTCGCCTCTGGCCTGCAGCAGGCATTCCGATCCGACGCGATGACCAAGGCGTTGCATGCCGGACACGCGGCGCAGGTTGGCGTTCAGGCAGCGCAGGGCGCCGCGCATGGCGTGACGGGCGTGCACGACATTCTCGAAGGCGATGCAGGCTTCGGGGCGGCGATGTGCGGTAGCCCGGACTGGCACGGTGTCACCAACGGCCTGGGCACTGACTTCAACATCACACGCATCACGCAGAAGAACCATGGCTGTTGCGGCCATACGTTCGCATCCATTGATGCCGCCATGCGCATCATGCGTGACAACGCGCTGGCGCCAGCGCGTATCGCCGCGGTCAACGTGCGCACCTATCAGGTGGCACTGGATGTGACGGGTAACTTCGACCCGAAGACGCCGTTCGAAGCCCGCTTCAGCCTGCCCTATGTGGTGGCGCACGGCATTCTGCATGGCGCGGTTCGGCTCGATGCATTTGAACCGGCCAGATTGGCCGACGCATCCATCCGCACGTTGATGAGCAAGATCCGGCTGACGGCCGATCCCGAACTGACTGCCGCCTTCCCGAAGCAGCGTGCGGCGCGGGTGGAAATCGAGGTGACCGATGGCAGCCGTCACGCGCACTTCGCGCCATATCGCCTTGGTGACCCGGAGGCCCCGCTCGACGACGCGACGCTTGGCGACAAGTTCATGGAACTGAGCGCCCCCGCGCTCGGCTCCGTGCACGCCGCCCGTTTGCTCGACGCGCTCTGGCGCCTGGACGACCGGCCCTTGCGCTCGCTGGCCCTGGACAAGCTCCAGATGGGCTGA
- a CDS encoding LysR family transcriptional regulator, whose product MDIASLAILIAAIEEKSLSRAAERENLVTSAASKRIAELERRAGTALLRRHGRGVEPTPAGAMLYQRAKAIVRSVQLAQDALASYSMDGIAKIRLASNRSTILQFLPTDISGFLKHDPDARIDLIEAFSFDIPRMVANGDADIGIYHARSPSPGVYSLPYRKDRVGLVVPRGHPLEAKGSLRLEEALDYDFLGYFPRHTFDAFLTLVSGTISRPLTVKTQVSNFEARCRMVREGLGLAVVPEGIARNYLQMMGLSLLTLRDAWAEREFYVCVRDKESLPSGVARLLEYLSRCEAMEQHFLKPR is encoded by the coding sequence ATGGACATCGCCTCGCTTGCCATCCTGATCGCCGCTATCGAGGAGAAGAGTCTTTCACGCGCGGCCGAGCGCGAGAATCTGGTCACCTCCGCGGCCAGCAAGCGGATTGCCGAACTGGAACGTCGCGCGGGCACGGCGCTGCTGCGCCGCCATGGACGCGGCGTGGAGCCGACACCGGCAGGCGCCATGCTGTATCAGCGTGCCAAGGCCATCGTGCGCAGCGTGCAACTGGCGCAGGACGCGCTGGCGTCCTACTCGATGGACGGCATCGCCAAAATTCGCCTGGCATCGAACCGGTCGACGATCCTGCAGTTCCTGCCGACCGATATCAGCGGCTTTCTCAAGCACGACCCCGACGCCCGCATCGACCTGATCGAGGCGTTCAGCTTCGACATTCCGCGCATGGTGGCCAACGGCGACGCCGACATCGGCATCTATCACGCGCGCAGCCCGAGCCCGGGCGTGTACTCCCTGCCCTACCGCAAGGACCGAGTCGGACTGGTCGTGCCGCGCGGCCACCCGCTGGAGGCGAAAGGGTCGCTACGGCTCGAGGAAGCACTGGACTACGACTTCCTTGGCTACTTCCCACGCCATACGTTCGACGCCTTCCTCACCCTGGTGTCGGGCACGATCTCTCGCCCGCTGACCGTGAAGACACAGGTCTCGAACTTCGAGGCCCGCTGCCGCATGGTGCGTGAAGGCCTGGGCCTTGCCGTGGTGCCGGAGGGCATCGCCAGGAACTACCTGCAGATGATGGGGCTGTCGCTGCTGACACTGCGCGATGCTTGGGCCGAGCGCGAGTTCTACGTCTGCGTGCGCGACAAGGAAAGCCTGCCGTCCGGCGTGGCCCGGCTGCTCGAATACCTGAGCCGCTGCGAGGCGATGGAGCAGCATTTCCTGAAGCCGCGATGA
- a CDS encoding Bug family tripartite tricarboxylate transporter substrate binding protein: MKNFLRHAAVGLMLACAATGHAQQPYPSKPIRVVVAFTAGGTTDILAREVAQQMSKALGQSVVVENRPGAGGNIGTDFVGRSDADGYTLLATSVGPVAINPTLYRKLKVNPQTDLQAVAPIADVPNVLVVYPGLPVKSVQDLVAYAKTHPNGLNFGSTGVGTAAHLSGVLFNERTGAKTTHVPYKGADALNDLLAGRVQFMFATIPSVISHIRGGQLRAIAVTSRKRSSALPDVPTMAEAGVPNLVTGAWFGLFAPKGTPPEIVVRLNKIVTDALSQPEMRGRFAQQGAESMNMTADAFGKFVAAEYLTWKPVVISSGARID, encoded by the coding sequence ATGAAGAATTTCCTGCGGCACGCCGCCGTCGGGCTGATGCTCGCCTGCGCCGCGACCGGCCACGCCCAGCAGCCGTATCCCTCCAAGCCGATCCGCGTCGTCGTGGCGTTCACCGCCGGCGGCACCACAGACATCCTCGCGCGTGAAGTCGCGCAGCAGATGAGCAAGGCGCTTGGACAGAGCGTGGTGGTGGAGAACCGTCCCGGCGCGGGCGGCAACATCGGCACGGACTTCGTCGGCCGCAGCGACGCGGACGGCTACACGCTGCTGGCCACGTCGGTGGGCCCTGTGGCCATCAACCCGACGCTGTATCGCAAGCTCAAGGTCAATCCGCAAACCGACCTGCAAGCGGTGGCTCCGATCGCCGATGTGCCGAACGTACTGGTGGTGTACCCCGGCCTGCCGGTGAAGTCCGTGCAGGATCTCGTCGCCTATGCGAAGACGCATCCGAATGGCCTCAATTTCGGCTCCACCGGCGTGGGCACCGCAGCGCATCTGTCGGGCGTACTGTTCAACGAGCGTACCGGCGCGAAGACCACACACGTGCCATACAAGGGCGCCGATGCACTGAACGACCTATTGGCCGGACGTGTGCAGTTCATGTTCGCGACGATTCCGTCGGTGATTTCCCATATCCGCGGCGGTCAGCTTCGCGCCATCGCCGTCACGTCACGCAAGCGTTCGTCGGCACTGCCCGATGTGCCCACAATGGCGGAAGCCGGCGTGCCGAACCTTGTCACAGGCGCATGGTTCGGGCTGTTCGCGCCCAAGGGCACGCCGCCGGAGATCGTCGTCAGGTTGAACAAGATCGTGACCGATGCGCTGAGCCAACCCGAGATGCGTGGCAGGTTCGCGCAACAGGGCGCGGAATCGATGAACATGACGGCCGATGCGTTCGGCAAGTTCGTGGCGGCCGAGTACCTGACGTGGAAGCCGGTGGTAATCAGTTCTGGCGCCCGCATCGACTGA